The Agromyces mariniharenae genome includes a window with the following:
- a CDS encoding MFS transporter: protein MSASRITFLAVATSFTAVASLQSLIIPVLSTIGADLGADAVGQTWMLTAWLISAAVATPLLGRAGDLVGRRRMYLLALGAVAVGSLLSAFAPNLTVMLFARVLQGLGAAVFPLGFGLVRDAFPPARLAGAIGGLSAIMAVGSGLGTVIAGPVSAVIGWRGLFALPLVLAATGLVLGWFGLARSTTRATGRINVLAAVLLSGWLVALLLPLSSGNQWGWGSPIVLSLFVVAAILAAAWVAVELRSRNPLVDMKIMRLPAVWTTNATALLTGAAMFGVWAYLPRLAETPTSSGYGLGVDASTAGLIMLPMLVTMASVGFVAGPLSRVLPFAAQLTLGAFLSALASLGIAFLHDNVWTLAAAAAVLGLGTGLVTSSTPNLIVRSVPADQVGIATGMNANIRTIGGAIGTTVFAAAIGATLGAAGLPAESGYVAAFVIGAVLALVGGLVPFFGRSRPVRPEARAIPVIESPLEELAEAA, encoded by the coding sequence TTGTCTGCATCTCGCATCACCTTCCTCGCGGTGGCCACGAGCTTCACCGCGGTCGCAAGCCTGCAATCGCTCATCATCCCCGTGCTCTCGACGATCGGCGCCGACCTCGGCGCCGACGCGGTCGGCCAGACGTGGATGCTCACCGCCTGGCTCATCTCCGCGGCGGTCGCCACGCCGCTGCTCGGCCGCGCCGGCGACCTCGTCGGCCGCCGCCGCATGTACCTCCTCGCGCTCGGCGCGGTGGCGGTCGGCTCCCTGCTCTCCGCGTTCGCGCCGAACCTCACCGTCATGCTGTTCGCCCGCGTGCTGCAGGGCCTCGGCGCCGCAGTGTTCCCGCTCGGCTTCGGGCTCGTGCGCGACGCCTTCCCGCCCGCACGCCTCGCCGGTGCGATCGGGGGCCTCTCGGCGATCATGGCCGTCGGCAGCGGCCTCGGCACCGTCATCGCCGGTCCGGTCTCGGCCGTGATCGGATGGCGCGGGCTCTTCGCCCTGCCGCTCGTGCTCGCCGCGACGGGCCTCGTCCTCGGCTGGTTCGGCCTCGCGCGCTCGACCACCCGGGCGACCGGGCGTATCAACGTGCTCGCGGCCGTGCTCCTCTCGGGCTGGCTCGTCGCGCTGCTCCTGCCGCTCAGCTCGGGCAACCAGTGGGGCTGGGGCTCGCCCATCGTGCTGTCGCTCTTCGTGGTCGCGGCGATCCTCGCCGCCGCGTGGGTCGCGGTCGAGCTCCGCTCGCGCAACCCGCTCGTCGACATGAAGATCATGCGCCTGCCCGCGGTCTGGACGACGAACGCCACCGCCCTCCTCACGGGCGCGGCCATGTTCGGCGTCTGGGCGTACCTGCCCCGCCTCGCCGAGACGCCGACCTCGAGCGGCTACGGCCTCGGCGTGGACGCGAGCACGGCCGGCCTCATCATGCTGCCGATGCTCGTGACGATGGCCTCGGTCGGATTCGTCGCCGGTCCCCTGAGCCGCGTGCTTCCGTTCGCGGCGCAGCTCACGCTCGGCGCGTTCCTCTCGGCGCTCGCGTCGCTCGGCATCGCGTTCCTGCACGACAACGTCTGGACGCTCGCCGCAGCCGCCGCGGTGCTCGGCCTCGGCACGGGGCTCGTCACCTCGTCGACGCCGAACCTCATCGTCCGCAGCGTGCCGGCCGACCAGGTCGGCATCGCGACCGGCATGAACGCGAACATCCGCACGATCGGCGGCGCGATCGGCACGACCGTGTTCGCCGCCGCGATCGGCGCGACGCTCGGTGCCGCGGGCCTGCCCGCCGAGTCGGGCTACGTCGCCGCGTTCGTGATCGGCGCTGTGCTCGCGCTGGTCGGCGGCCTGGTGCCGTTCTTCGGCCGCAGCCGTCCGGTCCGGCCCGAGGCCCGGGCGATCCCGGTCATCGAGTCCCCGCTCGAGGAGCTCGCCGAAGCGGCCTGA
- a CDS encoding GNAT family N-acetyltransferase: MTTTTDIRPGDLADERVIRLLTDHLDDMFATSPAESVHALDVSGLAVPEVTFWTIGDADGLHGCVALKELGPEHGELKSMRTDAAARGRGLGARLLEHVLAESARRGYRRVSLETGSQEFFRPARTLYAKYGFEVCGPFGDYVLDPNSVFMTLELGR; encoded by the coding sequence GTGACGACCACCACCGACATCCGACCCGGCGACCTCGCCGACGAGCGGGTCATCCGCCTGCTCACCGACCACCTCGACGACATGTTCGCGACCTCGCCGGCCGAGAGCGTGCACGCCCTCGACGTCTCGGGGCTGGCGGTGCCCGAGGTCACCTTCTGGACCATCGGCGACGCCGACGGACTGCACGGCTGCGTCGCCCTCAAGGAGCTCGGCCCCGAGCACGGCGAGCTGAAGTCGATGCGCACGGATGCCGCGGCACGCGGCCGCGGGCTCGGTGCGCGCCTGCTCGAGCACGTGCTCGCCGAGTCCGCCCGGCGCGGCTACCGCCGCGTGAGCCTCGAGACCGGATCGCAGGAGTTCTTCCGACCGGCCCGCACGCTCTACGCGAAGTACGGGTTCGAGGTGTGCGGTCCGTTCGGCGACTACGTGCTCGACCCGAACAGCGTGTTCATGACCCTCGAGCTCGGGCGCTGA
- a CDS encoding MBL fold metallo-hydrolase, with product MAGREGDRRGLHVDRVSERLHFAHTEHVNWIVYAGPDGITLVDSGYAGQRDLLIASLDEVGCRPEDVTAVLITHGHADHLGGAAWLAADFGTPVHAHPAEVPNVRRDIVEQAGPGNVLPNVWRPAVAAWSAAIMPLLRGGARLGVPGVTPLPLEGEHVAVPGRPRALSVTGHTSGHTAYDFEAEDVLVAGDALVTRHRTSPISGPQLLPSIFHHDRDEARRSLDVLRASSARVLLPGHGEAWFGPVDAAVDAARANGAAW from the coding sequence GTGGCAGGCCGCGAGGGCGACCGGCGTGGACTCCACGTCGATCGGGTGAGCGAGCGCCTGCACTTCGCGCACACCGAGCACGTGAACTGGATCGTGTACGCGGGACCCGACGGCATCACCCTGGTCGACTCGGGGTATGCGGGCCAGCGCGACCTGCTCATCGCCTCGCTCGACGAGGTCGGGTGCCGCCCCGAGGACGTCACCGCGGTGCTCATCACCCACGGGCATGCCGACCACCTCGGCGGCGCCGCGTGGCTCGCCGCGGACTTCGGCACGCCGGTGCACGCGCACCCCGCGGAGGTGCCGAACGTGCGCCGCGACATCGTCGAGCAGGCCGGTCCGGGCAACGTGCTCCCGAACGTGTGGCGACCCGCGGTCGCCGCCTGGTCCGCGGCGATCATGCCGCTGCTGCGCGGCGGCGCCAGGCTCGGCGTGCCGGGGGTGACGCCGCTGCCGCTCGAGGGGGAGCATGTCGCGGTGCCCGGGCGACCGCGAGCCCTATCCGTCACCGGCCATACGAGCGGACACACCGCGTACGACTTCGAGGCCGAGGACGTGCTCGTCGCCGGCGACGCGCTCGTGACCCGCCATCGCACCTCGCCGATCTCCGGTCCGCAGCTGCTGCCGTCGATCTTCCACCACGACCGCGATGAGGCGCGGCGCTCGCTCGACGTGCTCCGCGCCTCCTCGGCACGCGTCCTGCTGCCGGGTCACGGCGAGGCGTGGTTCGGCCCGGTCGACGCCGCCGTCGACGCGGCGCGCGCGAACGGTGCGGCCTGGTGA
- a CDS encoding dihydrofolate reductase family protein: MEAIAGDAFGIVPALDPGVLLFGRRTWEHLSRLWPARTDPFSTAMNRARKVVVSAGSPDLDAWDGSERLDGDLVDGVTRLASEGDVVIIGSLSVVRELQAAGLVDEYRLFTFPTVVGDPAAMRLFASPVELELVSIESRGPATFSVLAA; encoded by the coding sequence GTGGAGGCGATCGCGGGCGACGCGTTCGGGATCGTGCCGGCGCTCGACCCCGGCGTCCTCCTGTTCGGACGCCGCACGTGGGAGCACCTCTCGCGCCTGTGGCCCGCACGCACCGACCCGTTCTCGACCGCGATGAACCGGGCACGGAAGGTGGTCGTGTCGGCCGGCTCGCCGGACCTCGACGCGTGGGACGGTTCCGAGCGGCTCGACGGCGACCTCGTCGACGGCGTCACCCGCCTCGCGAGCGAGGGCGACGTCGTGATCATCGGGAGCCTCAGCGTGGTGCGAGAGCTGCAGGCTGCGGGGTTGGTCGACGAGTACCGGCTCTTCACGTTCCCGACCGTGGTCGGCGATCCGGCCGCGATGCGGCTCTTCGCGTCCCCCGTGGAGCTCGAACTGGTGTCGATCGAGTCGAGGGGACCCGCGACGTTCAGCGTGCTCGCGGCGTGA
- a CDS encoding RNA polymerase subunit sigma-70 — protein MSRVEADFERAVARHRHELLVHCYRMLGSVHDAEDAVQETLLRAWRAADRFDPARASLRTWLYRIATNACLTALESRSSRPLPSSVGPAFDDPDAPLVPNLEVTWLTPIPGDPEASAVERSRLRLALVAALQLLPARQRAALILREALDVPAAEVGESLGMSTAAVNSALQRARRTLASAGVDPEAAAEPPAEQRAVVDRYVDAFERADVPAITALLTDDIVLEMPPNENWYAGRDDYAGFMRRVYRLRGTDWRTEPIWANGEAGFVAYVDGRLHTVQVLTVEGGRVARTTVFQSPEAFAAFGLDGDAVIR, from the coding sequence ATGTCGCGTGTGGAGGCCGATTTCGAGCGGGCCGTCGCGCGCCATCGCCACGAGCTGCTCGTGCACTGCTACCGCATGCTCGGCTCGGTGCACGACGCCGAGGACGCCGTGCAGGAGACGCTGCTGCGCGCCTGGCGCGCCGCCGACCGCTTCGATCCGGCGCGCGCCTCGCTGCGAACCTGGCTCTATCGCATCGCGACCAACGCGTGCCTCACCGCGCTCGAGTCCCGCTCGTCACGCCCGCTCCCGTCGAGCGTCGGTCCGGCCTTCGATGACCCGGATGCCCCGCTGGTCCCGAACCTCGAGGTGACCTGGCTCACGCCCATCCCCGGCGACCCCGAGGCATCCGCCGTCGAACGGAGCCGCCTGCGGCTCGCGCTGGTCGCGGCGCTGCAGCTGCTGCCCGCGCGGCAGCGTGCCGCGCTCATCCTGCGCGAGGCGCTCGACGTGCCGGCCGCCGAGGTGGGGGAGTCGCTCGGCATGTCGACGGCCGCCGTGAACAGCGCGCTGCAGCGGGCGCGGAGGACGCTCGCGTCGGCCGGCGTGGATCCCGAGGCGGCGGCCGAGCCGCCGGCGGAGCAGCGGGCGGTCGTCGACCGCTACGTCGACGCGTTCGAGCGCGCCGACGTGCCGGCGATCACCGCCCTGCTCACCGACGACATCGTGCTCGAGATGCCGCCGAACGAGAACTGGTACGCCGGTCGCGACGACTACGCGGGCTTCATGCGGCGCGTCTACCGACTGCGCGGCACCGACTGGCGCACGGAGCCCATCTGGGCGAACGGCGAGGCGGGGTTCGTGGCGTACGTCGACGGGAGGCTGCACACCGTGCAGGTGCTCACGGTCGAGGGCGGACGCGTCGCTCGCACGACCGTGTTCCAGTCGCCGGAGGCGTTCGCGGCGTTCGGGCTCGACGGCGACGCCGTGATTCGCTGA